A single window of Mycolicibacterium madagascariense DNA harbors:
- a CDS encoding methyltransferase domain-containing protein — protein MLGNLYDQALTGERCWIRYDDGSVQGLPVHSWLPGGRRLDKAFDKAVLALCDGPTIDLGCGPGRFVAHLTKLGIPALGVDQSQTAVELARRSGAPALRRDVFERLPGMGRWGTVLLADGNVGLGGDPSRVLRRAGELMRIGGRCVAEFDPSISGVQNRWVRLESASTVGTWFQWASVGVDCARSLAEEVGLVVTSVIPVGNRVLASLSAA, from the coding sequence GAGCGATGTTGGATTCGCTACGACGACGGTAGCGTGCAGGGTCTCCCAGTGCACAGTTGGCTTCCCGGCGGCCGTCGTCTCGACAAGGCCTTCGACAAGGCGGTGCTCGCGCTGTGCGACGGTCCGACGATCGATCTCGGTTGCGGCCCAGGGCGATTCGTCGCCCATCTGACCAAGCTCGGCATCCCCGCCCTCGGTGTCGACCAGTCTCAGACGGCGGTGGAGCTGGCCCGCCGCAGCGGTGCGCCCGCCCTGCGGCGCGACGTGTTCGAGCGGCTGCCCGGCATGGGGCGCTGGGGCACCGTGCTCCTCGCCGACGGCAACGTGGGTCTCGGCGGTGATCCGAGCCGGGTGCTGCGGCGCGCCGGTGAGCTGATGCGCATCGGCGGTCGGTGCGTCGCCGAGTTCGACCCCTCGATCAGCGGCGTCCAAAACCGTTGGGTTCGATTGGAATCCGCGTCGACCGTCGGAACCTGGTTCCAGTGGGCCTCGGTCGGCGTCGACTGCGCCAGGTCCCTTGCCGAGGAGGTCGGACTCGTCGTCACCTCCGTCATCCCGGTCGGCAACCGGGTGCTCGCCAGTCTGTCCGCCGCCTGA
- a CDS encoding LLM class F420-dependent oxidoreductase, protein MTRPTRVSVQLQPGGAPDYRTWRDAVRHAEDIGVDVVFGYDHFHKIAMKGIVDGKPVLFDQQPDEVNFEGWTALASWGEITSRVEIGLLVTGIGYRNPDLLADMARTVDHISGGRVILGLGAGWYEKDYTTYGYEFGTFKTRFDLFDEGLLRIENRMAQLNPPPVRDIPVLIGGSGAKRSLPAVAKHADIWHAFLPLDKFVEASRLVDELAEANGRRGSDIERSSVWESAAEADAYREAGVTLFTTEIAPDADGYDFSTVEQMVKWRDA, encoded by the coding sequence ATGACCCGACCCACCCGTGTAAGCGTCCAGCTCCAGCCGGGCGGCGCGCCCGACTACCGCACCTGGCGCGACGCCGTGCGGCACGCCGAGGACATCGGCGTCGACGTCGTCTTCGGCTACGACCACTTCCACAAGATCGCCATGAAGGGCATCGTCGACGGCAAGCCCGTCCTCTTCGACCAGCAACCCGACGAGGTGAACTTCGAAGGCTGGACCGCACTCGCGTCCTGGGGAGAGATCACCTCGCGCGTCGAGATCGGCCTGCTGGTCACCGGCATCGGCTACCGCAACCCCGACCTGCTGGCCGACATGGCCCGCACCGTCGACCACATCAGCGGCGGCCGGGTGATCCTCGGCCTCGGCGCCGGCTGGTACGAAAAGGACTACACCACATACGGTTACGAGTTCGGCACGTTCAAGACCCGGTTCGACCTCTTCGACGAGGGACTCCTGCGCATCGAGAATCGGATGGCGCAGCTCAATCCGCCGCCGGTGCGCGACATCCCGGTGCTCATCGGGGGTTCGGGCGCCAAGCGCTCGCTGCCCGCCGTCGCCAAGCACGCCGACATCTGGCACGCCTTCCTGCCGCTCGACAAGTTCGTCGAGGCGAGCCGGCTCGTCGACGAACTGGCCGAGGCCAATGGACGCCGGGGCAGCGACATCGAGCGCTCGTCGGTGTGGGAGAGCGCCGCCGAGGCCGACGCCTACCGCGAGGCCGGCGTCACGCTGTTCACGACCGAGATCGCCCCCGACGCCGACGGCTACGACTTCAGCACCGTCGAACAGATGGTGAAGTGGCGCGACGCCTGA
- a CDS encoding AI-2E family transporter: MTPAAARDDQTVTPLVRSAAAWSWRLLVILAAAVVTFLLLERFAVVFVPVALAMLATALLLPAVDYLDRAGAARGGAVAFVLVLGIAVFSGILAFVVNQFIEGAPDLVDQVERSADGTRDWLIHGPAHLRADQITSATDTAVNALREHQTQLTTGALSTAGTLVEILTGALLCLFTIIFFLLGGRNIWRFVTQIVPTENRHRVYEAGAAGFHSLAGYARATTLVALVDAVAIGSGLAIMGIPLALPLASLIFLGAFIPLVGALVTGFLAVIVALLAKGLIYAAITLGLIVAVMQLEAHVLQPLVMGRAVSIHPLGVVLGLTAGSVLAGVVGALLAVPTIAFFNSFIRVLIAQDPAARNAALKDEDGPLLDARADDADRPAVME, from the coding sequence GTGACCCCCGCCGCGGCACGCGACGACCAGACGGTGACCCCGCTGGTCCGCAGTGCCGCGGCGTGGTCGTGGCGGCTGCTGGTCATCCTCGCCGCCGCCGTCGTCACCTTCCTGCTCCTGGAACGCTTCGCGGTCGTCTTCGTGCCCGTCGCCCTGGCGATGCTGGCCACCGCGCTGCTCCTGCCCGCAGTGGACTATCTCGACCGGGCCGGCGCCGCCCGCGGGGGTGCCGTGGCATTCGTCCTGGTCCTCGGGATCGCCGTGTTCAGCGGCATTCTCGCGTTCGTCGTCAACCAATTCATCGAAGGCGCACCGGATCTGGTGGACCAGGTCGAGCGCAGCGCCGACGGCACCAGGGACTGGTTGATTCACGGGCCCGCACATCTGCGGGCGGATCAGATCACCAGCGCCACCGACACCGCGGTCAACGCCCTGCGCGAGCATCAGACCCAGCTGACCACGGGCGCCCTGTCCACCGCGGGCACGCTCGTCGAGATCCTGACCGGTGCCCTGCTGTGCCTGTTCACCATCATCTTCTTCCTGCTCGGTGGCCGGAACATCTGGCGGTTCGTCACGCAGATCGTGCCGACCGAGAACCGGCACCGCGTCTACGAGGCCGGCGCCGCCGGGTTCCACTCCCTCGCCGGCTACGCCAGGGCGACGACGCTCGTGGCGTTGGTCGACGCGGTCGCCATCGGCAGCGGTCTGGCCATCATGGGTATCCCGCTGGCGCTGCCGCTGGCCTCGCTGATCTTCCTGGGGGCCTTCATTCCGCTCGTCGGCGCGCTCGTCACGGGTTTTCTCGCCGTCATCGTCGCGCTGCTCGCGAAGGGCCTGATCTACGCGGCGATCACGCTCGGGCTCATCGTGGCCGTGATGCAGCTCGAGGCGCACGTGCTGCAACCGCTGGTGATGGGGCGGGCCGTGTCGATCCATCCGCTCGGCGTGGTGCTCGGCCTGACGGCGGGCAGCGTGCTCGCCGGCGTCGTGGGCGCACTGCTCGCCGTGCCGACGATCGCGTTCTTCAACAGTTTCATCCGGGTGCTGATCGCGCAGGACCCCGCGGCCCGCAACGCCGCGCTCAAGGACGAGGACGGCCCGCTGCTGGACGCCCGCGCCGACGACGCCGACCGTCCCGCCGTTATGGAATAA
- a CDS encoding pyridoxamine 5'-phosphate oxidase family protein, protein MSREVTTVEDLRLIVGHPLPAVANKVKDRLSQAQQDWLAHSPLGFVATTDAQGRVDVSPKGDPPGFVHVLDDTTIAIPERPGNRRVDGFVNVLQRPRVGTVFLIPGRGDTLRINGTARIMADAPYFDAMVVDGKRPILALEIDVDEVFFHCPKAFLRSDAWQPQTWDPEAVPSVARLAKAIKPDMSDEALDAYYAEKNLREMLY, encoded by the coding sequence ATGTCCCGCGAAGTCACGACCGTCGAGGACCTCCGCCTGATCGTCGGTCATCCCCTGCCCGCCGTCGCCAACAAGGTGAAGGACCGCCTCTCGCAGGCCCAGCAGGACTGGTTGGCGCACTCGCCGCTGGGGTTCGTCGCCACCACCGATGCCCAAGGGCGCGTTGACGTCTCACCGAAGGGCGACCCGCCCGGCTTCGTCCACGTCCTCGACGACACCACCATCGCGATCCCCGAACGCCCGGGCAACCGACGCGTCGACGGCTTCGTCAACGTCCTGCAGCGACCCCGGGTCGGCACGGTGTTCCTGATCCCCGGGCGCGGTGACACGCTGCGGATCAACGGGACCGCCAGGATCATGGCCGACGCGCCCTACTTCGACGCGATGGTCGTCGACGGCAAGCGACCGATCCTGGCGCTGGAGATCGACGTCGACGAGGTGTTCTTCCACTGCCCGAAGGCCTTTCTACGCTCCGACGCGTGGCAGCCGCAGACGTGGGACCCCGAGGCGGTGCCCAGCGTCGCGCGACTGGCCAAGGCCATCAAGCCGGACATGTCCGACGAGGCGCTCGACGCCTACTACGCCGAGAAGAATCTGCGCGAGATGCTCTATTAA
- the menE gene encoding o-succinylbenzoate--CoA ligase produces MAVLEGVLDGREPAILPVPADVRSAEHLTTSLGIGEDIDDDVALVVSTSGTTGTPKGAMLTARALIASASATHDRIGGPGTWLLALPAYHVAGLQVMVRSILAGTVPVALDPSFDVADLPRAVDALGPGPRYTSLVAVQVAKALGDPAATAALATLDAVLVGGGPMPGTVAEAAAQAGIRVVRTYGMSETAGGCVYDGVPLDGVRVRLDGGRVVLGGTTLAKGYRHPTDPDPFAEPGWFRTDDVGAVDDSGVLRILGRIDDGIGTGGLTVLPQLVEAALETHPTIADCAVFGVADERLGQRVVAAVVLTPGAAAPTLDEVRTHVERTLEPTAAPREVHVVDELPRRGIGKVDRKELAARYATGA; encoded by the coding sequence CTGGCGGTCCTCGAGGGCGTCCTGGACGGGCGCGAACCGGCCATCCTCCCGGTGCCCGCGGACGTCCGGTCCGCCGAACACCTCACGACGTCGCTCGGGATCGGCGAGGACATCGACGACGACGTCGCACTCGTCGTGTCCACGTCGGGCACGACGGGCACGCCCAAGGGCGCGATGCTCACCGCACGCGCGCTGATCGCCAGCGCGTCGGCCACCCACGACCGGATCGGCGGGCCGGGCACCTGGCTGCTGGCGCTACCGGCCTACCATGTCGCCGGGCTGCAGGTCATGGTGCGCAGCATCCTGGCGGGCACGGTGCCCGTCGCGCTGGACCCGAGCTTCGACGTCGCCGATCTGCCCCGGGCCGTCGACGCACTCGGGCCGGGCCCGCGGTACACGTCGCTGGTGGCGGTGCAGGTGGCCAAGGCGCTCGGCGATCCGGCGGCGACGGCCGCGCTCGCCACCCTGGACGCCGTGCTCGTCGGCGGCGGCCCCATGCCCGGCACCGTCGCCGAGGCCGCGGCGCAGGCCGGTATCCGGGTCGTGCGGACCTACGGCATGAGTGAGACCGCGGGCGGCTGCGTGTACGACGGCGTGCCCCTGGACGGCGTTCGCGTGCGCCTCGACGGCGGCCGCGTCGTGCTGGGCGGAACGACCCTCGCCAAGGGCTACCGGCACCCGACGGATCCCGACCCCTTCGCCGAGCCCGGCTGGTTCCGCACCGATGACGTTGGCGCCGTTGACGATTCGGGCGTCCTGCGGATCCTCGGCCGGATCGACGACGGCATCGGCACCGGTGGGCTCACCGTGCTGCCCCAACTGGTCGAGGCGGCGCTGGAGACCCACCCGACCATCGCCGACTGCGCGGTATTCGGCGTGGCCGACGAGCGGCTCGGACAGCGGGTCGTGGCCGCCGTCGTATTGACTCCGGGAGCCGCGGCGCCCACGCTCGACGAGGTGCGCACGCACGTCGAACGGACGCTGGAGCCGACGGCCGCGCCGCGCGAGGTGCACGTCGTCGACGAGCTCCCCCGCCGCGGCATCGGCAAGGTCGACCGAAAAGAGCTCGCCGCGAGGTACGCCACCGGCGCATGA
- a CDS encoding DUF3349 domain-containing protein has translation MNSFLAKIAAWITAGYPEGVPGPDRVPLLALLNRRLSNDEVKAVAQDLMQRGEFDTVDIGVLITQTTDELPRPEDVERVRARLAAKGWPLDDARDGEGST, from the coding sequence GTGAATTCCTTTCTCGCGAAGATCGCCGCATGGATCACCGCCGGGTACCCGGAAGGGGTGCCCGGACCCGATCGCGTGCCGCTGCTCGCGCTGCTGAACAGGCGGCTCAGCAACGACGAGGTCAAGGCCGTGGCGCAGGACCTGATGCAGCGCGGCGAGTTCGACACCGTGGACATCGGCGTGCTCATCACGCAGACGACCGACGAGCTGCCCCGGCCCGAGGACGTCGAACGCGTCCGTGCGCGCCTGGCCGCCAAGGGGTGGCCGCTCGACGACGCCCGCGACGGCGAGGGATCGACATAG
- a CDS encoding inorganic phosphate transporter, translating to MSAETIILVLLIATALAFDFTNGFHDTGNAMATSIATGALKPKTAVLLAGVLNLVGAFLSVEVAVTVTTSVLKIQDGKTGHLLPTITASTGLTIIFAGLIGGILWNLLTWLFGIPSSSSHALFGGLIGSGLAAAGMAGVNWPGVISKVLIPAVASPFIAGLVAAAGTWLVYRITRSVAKKRREDGFRWGQITTASLVALAHGTGDAQKTMGVIALALITTGHLTGDVKKNGLPFWIILSCALAIGLGTYIGGWRVIRTLGKGLVEIESPQGFAAEASSAVVILSSSAAGMALSTTQVATGSILGSGVGKPGATVRWRVAGRMAVAWLITLPAAALVGAIAFWISHFVAGATTQLVGDGLIFLILVGLSGYMYWRAQQQKVDSSNVNADWDDTTNSVVPAAVREERLEAPKAEV from the coding sequence ATGAGCGCAGAGACCATCATTCTGGTGCTGTTGATTGCCACGGCGTTGGCATTCGACTTCACCAACGGATTTCACGACACGGGCAACGCCATGGCGACGTCGATCGCCACCGGTGCCCTCAAGCCGAAGACCGCCGTCCTCCTGGCCGGCGTGCTCAACCTGGTCGGCGCGTTCCTCTCGGTCGAGGTCGCCGTCACGGTCACCACGTCGGTCCTGAAGATCCAGGACGGCAAGACGGGTCATCTGCTGCCGACGATCACCGCGTCGACCGGACTCACCATCATCTTCGCCGGCCTCATCGGCGGCATCCTGTGGAACCTGCTGACGTGGCTGTTCGGCATCCCGTCCAGCTCGTCGCACGCGCTGTTCGGCGGGTTGATCGGCTCCGGCCTCGCCGCCGCCGGGATGGCCGGGGTCAACTGGCCCGGCGTCATCAGCAAGGTGCTGATCCCCGCGGTCGCGTCACCGTTCATCGCCGGCCTGGTCGCCGCGGCGGGCACCTGGCTCGTCTACCGGATCACCCGCAGCGTCGCCAAGAAGCGCCGCGAGGACGGCTTCCGCTGGGGCCAGATCACCACGGCCTCGCTCGTCGCCCTGGCCCACGGCACCGGTGACGCGCAGAAGACCATGGGTGTCATCGCGCTCGCCCTCATCACCACCGGCCACCTCACGGGTGACGTGAAGAAGAACGGCCTGCCGTTCTGGATCATCCTGTCCTGCGCGCTCGCGATCGGCCTCGGCACCTACATCGGCGGGTGGCGCGTCATCCGCACGCTGGGCAAGGGCCTCGTCGAGATCGAGTCGCCGCAGGGCTTCGCCGCGGAGGCGTCCTCGGCCGTCGTCATCCTCAGCTCGAGTGCCGCGGGCATGGCGCTGTCCACCACGCAGGTCGCCACCGGGTCGATCCTCGGCTCCGGCGTCGGCAAGCCGGGTGCGACGGTCCGCTGGCGGGTCGCCGGTCGGATGGCCGTGGCCTGGCTGATCACGCTGCCCGCGGCCGCTCTGGTCGGCGCGATCGCCTTCTGGATCTCGCACTTCGTCGCGGGGGCCACCACGCAGCTCGTCGGCGACGGCCTGATCTTCCTCATCCTGGTCGGCCTGTCCGGCTACATGTACTGGCGCGCGCAGCAGCAGAAGGTCGACAGCTCCAACGTCAACGCCGATTGGGACGACACGACCAACTCGGTCGTGCCCGCGGCCGTCCGCGAGGAACGGCTCGAGGCTCCCAAGGCCGAGGTCTAA
- a CDS encoding DUF3349 domain-containing protein, translated as MPETKSIFENVVNWLNAGYPEGVPPKDYFPLLALLKRSLSEDDVVKAAQTVLKAADSDAVTEDEIRAAIHQTTAKEPNPEEIHQVASRLASVGWPLAAPAN; from the coding sequence ATGCCCGAGACCAAGTCCATCTTCGAGAACGTCGTCAACTGGCTGAATGCCGGTTATCCCGAAGGTGTTCCGCCCAAGGACTACTTTCCGCTGCTCGCGCTGCTGAAGCGGTCGCTGTCGGAGGACGACGTCGTCAAGGCCGCGCAGACGGTGCTGAAGGCAGCCGACTCCGACGCGGTCACCGAGGACGAGATCCGCGCGGCGATCCACCAGACCACCGCCAAGGAACCCAATCCCGAAGAGATCCATCAGGTCGCGTCCCGGCTGGCCTCGGTCGGCTGGCCGCTGGCGGCACCCGCGAACTGA
- a CDS encoding VOC family protein: MEILASRVLFRPADYSRSLAFYRDEIGLAIAREYGAGTVFYAGQSLVELAGHGHRAAEAPPFPGAPWLQVRDVYATQAELEGRDVAIARKATQEPWGLHEMHVTDPDGVTLIFVQIPETHPLRRDARA; the protein is encoded by the coding sequence ATGGAGATCCTGGCCAGCCGTGTCCTGTTCCGGCCGGCCGACTATTCGCGATCGCTGGCCTTCTACCGTGACGAGATCGGCCTGGCGATCGCCCGCGAGTACGGCGCGGGCACGGTGTTCTACGCCGGGCAGTCCCTCGTCGAACTGGCCGGGCACGGCCACCGCGCGGCCGAGGCGCCGCCGTTCCCCGGCGCACCGTGGCTACAGGTGCGCGACGTCTACGCCACGCAGGCCGAACTCGAGGGCCGCGACGTGGCGATCGCGCGCAAGGCCACGCAGGAGCCATGGGGTCTGCACGAAATGCACGTCACCGATCCCGACGGCGTGACGCTGATCTTCGTGCAGATTCCCGAGACCCATCCCCTGCGCCGCGACGCCCGGGCCTGA
- a CDS encoding SDR family oxidoreductase: MSKNPLRRLAESALLAGMRPPLTPALFQPRRGVEPAGKRILVTGASSGIGEAGAYALARAGAHVIVVARRGELLDAVVARVAAEGGVATAYACDLSDLDQVDALVAKVEDRFGGVDVLINNAGRSIRRPLAESLDRWHDVERTMQLNYFSPLRLIRGFGPGMRERRDGHVVNVSTWGVLAESQPLFAAYNASKSALTAVSRVIETEWAVDGVHATTLFYPLVKTPMIAPTRAYDGIPGLSAEEAAEWMTTAVRRRPVRIAPRIAVTAQVLNGVAPAAVDAAVKRQRIQPSR, from the coding sequence ATGAGCAAGAACCCCCTGCGCCGCCTCGCCGAGAGCGCGCTGCTCGCCGGCATGCGCCCACCGCTGACGCCGGCGCTGTTCCAGCCGCGACGTGGTGTCGAGCCCGCCGGCAAGCGGATCCTCGTCACCGGGGCGTCGTCGGGCATCGGCGAGGCCGGTGCCTACGCGCTGGCGCGCGCCGGGGCCCACGTCATCGTCGTCGCCCGGCGCGGTGAACTGCTGGACGCCGTGGTGGCACGGGTGGCGGCCGAGGGTGGGGTCGCAACGGCCTACGCCTGCGACCTGTCCGACCTGGACCAGGTCGATGCGCTCGTGGCGAAAGTTGAGGATCGCTTCGGGGGCGTCGACGTGCTGATCAACAATGCGGGCCGCTCGATCCGACGCCCGCTGGCCGAGTCACTGGACCGCTGGCACGACGTCGAGCGGACGATGCAACTGAACTACTTCTCGCCGCTGCGACTGATCCGCGGCTTCGGACCCGGCATGCGCGAGCGTCGCGACGGCCACGTCGTCAACGTCTCCACCTGGGGCGTGCTGGCCGAGTCGCAGCCGCTGTTCGCCGCCTACAACGCGTCGAAGTCGGCGCTGACCGCGGTGAGCCGGGTCATCGAGACCGAGTGGGCCGTGGACGGCGTGCACGCCACGACGCTGTTCTACCCGCTGGTGAAGACGCCGATGATCGCGCCGACCCGGGCCTACGACGGCATACCGGGGCTGTCCGCCGAGGAGGCGGCCGAGTGGATGACGACCGCCGTGCGACGCCGTCCGGTGCGCATCGCGCCGCGGATCGCCGTCACCGCCCAGGTGCTCAACGGCGTCGCGCCCGCCGCGGTGGACGCCGCCGTCAAGCGCCAGCGCATCCAACCCAGCCGGTGA
- a CDS encoding thiamine pyrophosphate-dependent enzyme — MPEKIDEYFTATVGALTAGPLDPTLPVSDLLALFDSQLGSRHLDLAARWLRSRGAGFYTIGSSGHESNAAVAAALRPTDPALLHYRSGGFFLQRAQQVEGSDALRDVLLGICAATEDPISGGRHKVFGRRDLNVIPQTSTIASHLPRAVGVAFSLGRAAKLGVPTPWPTDAVTVCSIGDASANHSTAVGAIDTAIHAAYQGIPIPMLVVCEDNGIGISTRTPEGWIAATFENRSGLAYFAADGADPIETLATATRAAQWVRRHRKPAFLHLRTVRLMAHAGTDVETAYRSPAQIAADYDRDPVLGTAKLLVERGGLTAAQVLDLYEAKRSEVIAIAERVARLPALDSAAAVMRPLTDTLAEAAETAPTTVETDGARLTVAQSINRALRDVLDECPGALVFGEDVARKGGVYGVTRGLAGQFGPARVFDTLLDEQAILGLALGAGLAGLLPIAEIQYLAYLHNAADQIRGEGATLQFFSDRQYRNPMVVRVAGYGYQKGFGGHFHNDDAVGALRDIPGIVIASPSRPDDAAAMMRTCAAAARASGILCIFLEPIALYHVRDLHDDGDDEWLAPYPADGAPIGRARTHGDGTDLTIVTCGNGVPMSLRVARRLERSGVSSRVVDMRWLAPLPVADVLREANATGRTLVVDETRASGGVSEGVLAALVDHGYAGALARVTSADSFIPLGDAALEVLVSEDEIESAAVRLLQGARARCP; from the coding sequence ATGCCCGAGAAGATCGACGAGTACTTCACCGCGACCGTCGGAGCGCTGACGGCGGGACCGCTCGATCCCACCCTGCCGGTGTCGGACCTGTTGGCGCTCTTCGACTCTCAACTCGGCAGCCGACACCTCGACCTGGCGGCCCGCTGGCTGCGGTCACGCGGCGCGGGGTTCTACACCATCGGGTCGTCGGGCCACGAGTCGAACGCAGCCGTCGCCGCCGCACTTCGACCCACGGATCCGGCTCTGCTGCACTATCGTTCGGGCGGATTCTTCCTGCAGCGCGCCCAGCAGGTGGAGGGGAGCGACGCGCTGCGCGACGTGCTGCTCGGCATCTGCGCCGCGACCGAGGACCCGATCAGCGGCGGCCGGCACAAGGTGTTCGGCCGCCGCGACCTGAACGTCATCCCGCAGACCTCGACGATCGCCTCGCACCTGCCGCGCGCGGTCGGCGTGGCGTTCTCCCTCGGCAGGGCCGCCAAACTCGGCGTGCCCACGCCGTGGCCCACCGACGCGGTCACCGTGTGCAGCATCGGCGACGCGTCGGCGAATCACTCGACCGCGGTGGGTGCCATCGACACCGCGATTCACGCTGCCTACCAAGGCATTCCGATTCCGATGCTCGTCGTGTGCGAGGACAACGGCATCGGCATCAGTACCAGGACCCCCGAGGGATGGATCGCCGCCACCTTCGAGAACCGCAGCGGGCTGGCCTATTTCGCGGCGGACGGCGCGGACCCGATCGAGACCCTGGCCACCGCGACGCGCGCCGCCCAGTGGGTGCGCAGGCACCGCAAGCCGGCGTTCCTGCACCTGCGGACCGTCCGGCTGATGGCACATGCCGGCACCGACGTGGAGACCGCCTACCGCAGCCCCGCACAGATCGCCGCCGACTACGACCGCGATCCCGTGCTGGGCACGGCGAAGCTGCTCGTCGAACGCGGCGGGCTGACCGCGGCCCAGGTGCTCGACCTGTACGAGGCCAAGCGTTCGGAGGTCATCGCGATCGCCGAACGGGTGGCCCGGTTGCCCGCATTGGACAGTGCCGCAGCGGTGATGCGACCGCTGACCGACACGCTCGCCGAGGCCGCCGAGACCGCGCCGACCACCGTCGAGACGGACGGCGCCCGCCTGACGGTGGCGCAGTCGATCAACCGGGCCCTGCGCGACGTGCTGGACGAATGCCCCGGCGCCCTGGTCTTCGGTGAGGACGTGGCCCGCAAGGGCGGCGTGTACGGCGTCACCAGGGGGCTGGCCGGGCAGTTCGGTCCGGCCCGGGTCTTCGACACGCTGCTCGACGAGCAGGCCATCCTGGGCCTGGCGCTCGGCGCCGGGCTCGCCGGGCTGCTGCCCATTGCGGAGATCCAGTACCTCGCCTACCTGCACAACGCCGCCGACCAGATCCGCGGCGAAGGCGCCACCCTACAGTTCTTCTCCGACCGCCAGTACCGCAACCCGATGGTGGTCCGCGTCGCCGGTTACGGCTACCAGAAGGGGTTCGGCGGGCACTTCCACAACGACGATGCCGTCGGCGCGCTGCGCGACATCCCCGGGATCGTCATCGCCTCGCCGTCGCGGCCCGACGACGCCGCCGCCATGATGCGCACGTGTGCGGCCGCGGCCCGCGCGTCGGGAATCCTCTGCATCTTCCTGGAACCCATTGCGCTGTACCATGTTCGGGATCTGCACGATGACGGTGACGACGAGTGGCTGGCCCCCTACCCCGCCGACGGGGCGCCGATCGGGCGCGCCCGCACCCACGGCGACGGGACCGACCTGACCATCGTCACGTGTGGCAACGGCGTGCCGATGAGCCTGCGCGTGGCACGCCGTCTCGAACGGTCCGGCGTCTCGTCCCGCGTCGTCGACATGCGTTGGCTCGCACCGCTTCCCGTCGCCGACGTCCTGCGTGAGGCGAACGCCACCGGCAGGACGCTGGTGGTCGACGAGACCAGGGCGTCGGGCGGGGTGAGCGAGGGCGTGCTCGCCGCGCTCGTCGACCACGGCTACGCCGGCGCGCTGGCGCGCGTGACGAGCGCGGACAGCTTCATTCCCCTCGGCGACGCGGCGTTGGAGGTGCTGGTGTCCGAGGATGAGATCGAGAGTGCCGCGGTGCGGCTGCTGCAGGGGGCTCGCGCGCGCTGCCCGTGA
- a CDS encoding 1,4-dihydroxy-2-naphthoyl-CoA synthase: protein MSADNPFDPSVWQPVPGFELTDVTYHRHVVDGVPKPTVRIAFDRPEVRNAFRPHTVDELYRVLDHARMSNDVGVILLTGNGPSPKDGGWAFCSGGDQRIRGRTGYQYAAGETADTVDPAQAGRLHILEVQRLIRFMPKPVICLVNGWAAGGGHSLHVVCDLTLASREHARFKQTDADVGSFDGGYGSAYLARQTGQKFAREIFFLGRPYDAEQMKAMGAVNEVVDHAELETVALQWAEEINGKSPQAIRMLKFAFNLLDDGLVGQQVFAGEATRLAYMTDEAVEGRDAFLEKRDPDWSQFPRYF, encoded by the coding sequence GTGAGCGCTGACAACCCGTTCGACCCGTCCGTATGGCAGCCCGTCCCGGGTTTCGAGCTGACCGACGTCACCTACCACCGGCACGTGGTCGACGGGGTGCCCAAGCCGACGGTGCGCATCGCGTTCGACCGGCCCGAGGTGCGCAACGCGTTCCGGCCGCACACCGTCGACGAGCTGTACCGCGTGCTCGACCACGCCAGGATGTCGAACGACGTCGGGGTGATCCTGCTGACGGGCAACGGGCCGTCGCCCAAGGACGGCGGCTGGGCGTTCTGCTCGGGCGGTGACCAACGCATCCGCGGCCGCACCGGCTACCAGTACGCCGCGGGCGAGACGGCCGACACCGTCGACCCCGCGCAGGCCGGCCGGCTGCACATCCTGGAGGTACAGCGGCTGATCCGCTTCATGCCCAAGCCGGTGATCTGCCTCGTCAACGGCTGGGCGGCGGGCGGCGGGCACAGCCTGCACGTGGTGTGCGACCTGACCCTGGCCAGCCGCGAGCACGCCCGCTTCAAGCAGACCGACGCCGACGTCGGCAGCTTCGACGGCGGTTACGGCAGTGCGTATCTCGCCCGCCAGACGGGGCAGAAGTTCGCCCGCGAGATCTTCTTCCTCGGCCGCCCGTACGACGCCGAGCAGATGAAGGCGATGGGTGCGGTCAACGAGGTCGTCGACCACGCCGAGCTGGAAACCGTTGCGCTGCAATGGGCTGAGGAGATCAACGGCAAGTCACCGCAGGCCATCCGGATGCTGAAGTTCGCGTTCAACCTGCTCGACGACGGGCTCGTCGGCCAGCAGGTCTTCGCCGGCGAAGCCACCCGGCTGGCGTACATGACCGACGAGGCCGTCGAGGGCCGCGACGCCTTCCTGGAGAAGCGCGACCCCGACTGGTCGCAGTTCCCGCGTTACTTCTGA